The Aphanothece sacrum FPU1 nucleotide sequence TATTTTCGATTTCTTGCCATTCTTCTTGAGGATCAGAACCCTGCACAATGCCTGCGCCTGAAAAGAGAGAAAGTTTATTATTGTTTATTAAGCCAGAACGAATTCCTACGACAAATTCAGATGAGTCGTGTCCTACCCATCCCACGGGACTTGCATACCAACCTCTTTCAAAAGTCTCTATTTGCTCTATGACTTCAAGAGCTTGTACTTTGGGATAGCCACCTACAGCAGGTGTCGGATGTAACTTAGATAAAATTTCTGCATCGGAAACTTCATCAAATAAAATGCCGTTGCAAGGAGTATATAAGTGCTGAATTTTATTCAGTTTTAAAAGCATTGGTTCTCGGTTTAATCCTACACTATGACACATCTGAGCAAGTGCGCCTTGCAAACTATGAACAACAAATTTGTGTTCTCTGAGGTCTTTATCAGAGTTGAGAAGTTCCTCACCGAATTTTTGATCTTCTCGTAAAGATTTTCCTCGGCTACGAGTACCAGCAATTGCTTCAGTTTGTAAGAGTTTTTCTAAGCGAAAATATAAGCGTTCTGGTGAGCCTCCGATAAAAGCGTTTCCCTCACTCGGTTGAAAACAAAAACGAAAAAGTCTAGTATTGGATTTTTTTAGTATTTCAAGCACTGTCAAAGGCTCTACTTGCCCTAAAAATTCAAAAATGGCTTGGCGTGCTAGAACGATTTTAGCGGTTTCACCTCGCTCAAAGCTGGCTAAAGCCATGTTAATATTTTGATCCCAGTCACGTTCATTGGGAATATCTTCTCTCTTAATAAATTCAGGTAATTCTTTGCTTTTGTAAAAAGAATCAAAAACCAGTTCGTCTAATTCATTTAAAAGGTATTCTAACTGTCTGTTATAACTATCTGAATGTTGAAGTTTAAAGTTGCAAACTAGAGAAGTATTCTGATTATCACGATACAATTCAAATCGAGGAACAATAAAGCGATAATTGCCAAATCCTTGCCAACAAGAGGCTAAAATTGGTTTCCCATTGAAATTAATCCCTCCATAGTAACGAAGATTTTTGCAATCAGGAGAAAGGAACTTATGGAAGTGATTAAAACAGGAGGCCAAATCAATTGTTTGCTGACCATGTATAACGTCTGCTTCTCCTACACCAGCCATTTCAAACTTTTGTTCTCGATCTGACCAATAGGTTTTAATATTGTTTTTTTGTTGCTGAAGCCAACTTAGCAAATTGAGAGAATTTAAGGGGACTTCCAGCCGAATAAATTTATCAGTATTTGGTAATAAAAATATGTCATGAATAAAAAAGGCTTTTAGCTTATCGGCTAGAGACAATTTAGCTTGGCTAAAATCAACATTGTTACGAGTTCTCATCATAGTTATCTTCCAAAAAGATCTAACCGATTTAATACTAAAACACTTTCAGACAAGCTAGATTTTGATACAAAAGTTTACAAATTCTAGTCGTCCAAAAGCTTGCCTATTAATGCAAGAACCTCACTCAGTCCTACGGGCGAAAATGAAATCCGCTTGACATCAGGGCTTCAGCTTAAGTTAGGGGCATTCACCTCAGACCACGATTATAGTGACAGACTCCCAACGCTAACCAAGCACGAGTATAGCGCGGGTTTGGTCAATAGTATGGAACAAATTGAATCTCTCCTGACTGATTTTCTGGAAGAGATTAAACTTAATTATGTTCAAAGTTTATCTCAAGAAGATGTAGAGGATATTTTAGAACAGACAAGGGCTTTACGTCAATCAGCAAAAACGACTGAATATTAAAAAGGTTAAGTGATTATAGTGGTAAAGATAATTGCTGTATTTTTTTCTCTAAATTATATTGTGAAGAAACAAAAAAATTAACATCGTCTTTATCGTGTGTATTCAAGTATTCAAGAATACAGTTAGCTACATATTCAGCTAATTTTACAGGAACAGCATTACCTATCATCTGTTCTAAATTTGTTTTTGAACCTTCCCAGATAAAATTATCAGGAAAGGTTTGTAGATAGCTTCTTTCTTGAGTTGTTAAAGGACGAATTTTTGAGGATAATAAAGTCGCATCACCAAGATGTGATTGATAGGTTTTGGGAATAGGTCGGTTAACACCTCGGATAGTTGGACTTGGTTCATCAATACTAAAAATTGCTCGTCTTTTGTAACTTCTAGGATGTCTATAATAATAGTCAATACCAAATTTATCCCCCAAATAATCCCTAATTGTCATGGATTTTTGAGATAAGTTCTTTTTTAAGTATAAATTTAATTCATTATCTTTCCCTTGATAAATACCAATCCAAAAAAATCGCTTTATTTTTTGTGGAACACCACATAAACTGGCATCTAAAATAATTTCTGTTATACCATATTCTGCTTTTTTTAAAATAGCTTTAGCCTGTAAATATTTATGAGTTTGATTGAAACGTTCTACGTTTTCTAAAACAAATATTTTAGGTAAAACTTCGCTTATAATCTTAACAAAGGCAATTGTTAAATCTCCTCGTCCTAAGTTTTCATCTCTTTTTCCCGCACTGGAAAAATCTTGACAAGGTGGGCCCCCTATAATCATATCAGGGTTTAAATTTTTGAAGTGTTCTAGATATAATAGATATTGATTGAGATTCCAGTTATAAATAGGATGATTGAAATTTTGACGATAAACATTAACAGAAGCTTCCCAATTATCATAAGCAGCTAAAATACTATATCCAGCATTTTGAAACCCTAATGATAGTCCACCACATCCCGCAAATAAATCAATCACTTTCATTTTTTACCTTGTATGATATTGATGAGTTCTTGATCCACTTAAAGCAAAAGCTTTGTCATTTTTAGTATTTAATGAAATCTGGTCTATTGTTTCTACATGATTAATTTTATTTATGTTAGCAAAATCAAATAACATTTTAGCTAACCATACAACACATCGTTTATGACGGGTTATTTTATCTGAATTAAGTTCTGATTTTGCTGAATCTATGAATAACCTGGTAAAAGCTAAGTTACTCCACATAAATATATCTAAACATTGTTCATGAAGTTTAGCAGATTTTCCTTCTGTTTTCCAAATAGGTTGCATAATAAGAGGAAATTGATGATTAATACATGAATGAATCGTAAGATCAACAGCTTCAACTAATTCATTCATGACAGAGAGAATACAACTTGGAGATGTCCAATCTTGAACTAGATTGCAAATTGGATTAAGATAATCCTTTAGTATTTGTTGATTGTGTTGATAAGTTTTGGCAATACTAACGGCTAGATATACTATTGTTGGTGGTCTAACAACAATTTCACATCCATATTTATCATCTGATAACTCACAAGTTGTATTATCTGGTAAAGCGGTTAGTTTTATTTCTATTCCGCTTAAACATAAATTGTTTTTCGATTTATCAATTGTTACTAAATCAATTCTTGGGAGATTTCCTATCACGATATCTTGATAAGGTATATAATCTCTTTCAAAAGCAAAAAATAGATCACCAGAAGTATAATCTAAACCTAAAATTGAAGATACAGAAATCTTGCTATGATTGACATTTAGCTGATTATTAATTGTTAAATAAACTGGTTCTAAGTTCCTGTGACTCATATAACAAGCTAAAGCAGCAGGAAAAGAACTATTAAATTGATTTTTGCCCCAACATTCTTGTTTAGTAAAATCTCTATTAGAGTGATTAATTCCAAACAATCTAGGGTTTATATTTTCATTCATTCATATAATCCTTTTATAAATAAAAAAGGTGAGTAATACTCACCCCCATAAACCCAAACTATCCTAAGTACCGAAGCAAAATTAATTGTAAAGTCGGGGCGGGTTTTGATATAGTCGTAATGGTTGAGTAACAAATGTTTTGGCTAAACCCGCCCCTACAAATTTTGTGTAATTAATTTTGTGTACCTACTTAATATTATTCCATCATGTTTGTAAAAAAATCAATGGTATCTTTTAATGCCACAATAAAGGCATCAATTTCTTCACGGGTATTATAAAAGTATAAACTAACTCGACAACTTCCAGAAGCATTAAATAATCGATGTAAGGGTTGAGTACAATGGTGTCCTGAACGAATAGCAAAACCTTCATGATCTAAGAGGGTTGATAAGTCACTGCCATGTATCCCTTCAATATTAAATGCAGCTAATGCTGCCCTTCCTTTGCCATCTTCTGTAGGTTTTGGTCCATAAATTCTCAGATTAGGAATTTCTCCTAATTTCTTAAACAAATAAGCAGTTAATTCTTCTTCGTAAGCATGAATATTATCCATACCTATTCCCATTAAATAATCAACGGCTGCCCCTAAAGCGATCGCTTCTCCAATAGCAGGGGTTCCCGCTTCAAATTTATGGGGTAATTCTCCACAAGTAAAGCCATCAAAAAAGACTTCATTAATCATTTCTCCCCCGCCTAAAAATGGAGGCATTTCTTCTAATATTGCTTTCTTTCCATACAAGAAACCAATACCAGATGGGCCACACATTTTATGACCACTCGCTACTAACCAATCACAGCCCATTGCTTGTACATCAATAAGGGTATGAGGAACACTTTGACAAGCATCAATTAATACTTTTATTCCTGATTTATGGGCTAATTTAATAACCTCATTCACAGGATTAAGACAGCCTAATGTATTAGAAATATGGACAATTGTAACCAACTTCGTTTTGTCAGATAACAAAGATTTGAAGTGTTCTAAATCAAAGGTTTCATCAGCAGTTAATTGAACATATTTAATCACTGCCCCTGTCTTTTTAGCGATGATTTGCCAAGGAACAATATTACTGTGATGTTCCATAACAGAGGTGATAATTTCATCCCCTGGTTTTAGATTATTTAATCCCCAACTATATGCTACTAAATTGATAGCTTCAGTTGCATTTCTGGTAAAGATAATTTCTTGACGAGAAGCTGCATTAATAAGCTTAGCTATCTTATCTCTTGCCCCTTCATAAGCTTCTGTCGCCCTGACACTTAAAGTATGGGCCCCACGATGAACATTTGAATTATCTTGTTCGTAATAATTGCGTAAAGCATCAAGTACCGCAACAGGTTTTTGAGAAGTAGCAGCACTGTCTAAATAAATCAAAGGTTTGCCGTGAATTTTTTGATGTAAAATCGGGAAATCTTTACGGACTTTTACGGCGATGGTTTTTTCTTTAATAGCAGTCATTTGGCGTTACCAGTTATCAGTTATTAGTTACTACCGCAAACAAGTCGGTAGCTTGAACAGTTATCAGTTATCAGTTATCAGTTATCAGTTATCAGTTATTAGTTATCAGTTATTAGTTAAAAGTTTTGATAACTGTTCACTGTTTTACATCCCCTTGCTAATAGGAGGTTTGAAACCCCTTTTTTTGGTCATAATTAACTCAGAAGTTAGAATTTGTAGGGGCGCAAGGCTTACACCCTTGAGCAATTTTTAAGATACTTAATTAAGCATCTAGGGTACGACAAACAACACATTGAGTCAGTCTTTGTCGCAAAGAAGTTAGAGGTATTTTTTCTAATATTTCTGCGGCAAAAGCATCAATTAATAAGTGACGGGAATCAGTTTCATTTAAGCCCCGACTCTGTAAATAAAAGAGTTCATCTGCTTCTAATTGACTAATGGTTGCCCCATGGGAACATTTAACATTATCTGCCGTAATTTGTAATTCTGGTTTGGTATTAATACGGGCTTTGGGTGATAATAACAAATTTCGATTTAATTGGGTAGCATTGGTGACTTGGGCCGGTTTAGGAACGAATATTTTGCCATTAAAAATACCGTGACCATTACCATCTATAATACATTTATGTAACTGATGAGCAGTACCATGAGTATGATTGAGCAAAACAGCACTATGAGTATCCGAAATTTGCTCACCATCAATCATGGTTAACCCGTTAAGATTCGTTTCCGTTTGCTTGCCATTTTGCCATATTTGTAGAGTATGACGAGACAATTTTGCTCCTAAATTCACTTCATTACAAGTATAACGACTGTCTTGATTTTGAGTAATGGCAGTCTTCCCAATATGGAAGCTATCCGCCAATTCTCGTTGAATGCGACTATGGTTAATTTGGGCGTTATCTTCTAAGCAAATTTCTGTCACAGAATTAGTAAAATAAGGCTGATTTTGTATCACTTCAGAACATTGTTCAAGTCGGCCATAATATTCAACTAATGATAAACTAGATCCCTTTTCTGCTACAACTAAAGTACGAGGTTGAATAAGGCTAGGACTATCACTTCCAACAGCAATAAAAAGCAATTCTATGGGGGTTTCAACGATAATATTAGGATTGACCAAAATCACAGCAACATCCCTAATTCCTGCTGTATTCAATGCCGTAAAAGCGTCTCTTTCCCCTTCTTGTTTACCTAAAAACTTGACAACTTTACTTTTTTGTGTATCTGAAAGGTTGCTTAAATTTCCGATATAGATATCTGTTGGTAAAGCAGAAACATTAGATAATTGGGAAACATATTGCCCATTGACAAAAACGAGGCAGCTTTTTTGAGTTTCAGGTAAGATAAAAATATCAGCAATTTGTTGACTAACTGTTGCGGGTTTTGCTGCTGTAAATTCTAGCTCATACAATTGGGAAATATCCGTAAACCGCCATTCTTCATCCCGTTTACTAGGAAAACTTAATTCTTGGACTTCAGAAACAGCATTTTTCCGTAAGGTTTGCAGATAGTCAGCATCAATAACAGGAGGATTGGCTTGACACTGTTGTAATAAGTTGTCTAAGTAGGTTTCTGAACCGGTTTTGTCTAGGGTTGGGTTATTCATGCGGTTAAGGTAAATAATACGCAAGTATGCTTTCTTAGTGTAAGCAGGTTGAGTCTATCTCAAACGTTGATGCCATCTGAGGACTGAACCTGACTCTATAACTATCTTACAATAGTTTAGCAACATTTTTGTTGTTAAAGTAGCTTTTTGGCATCGTAGAGTGTTTGATATTTCTGGGAGAAACAACAGACGTAGGGGCATGGCGTTAATAAGATTTTGGAGACAAGGAAAAGTTTAATGATACCATGCCCCTACAAGTGCAATAGTTAACATGGCCAACACATAATCTACAGTAATCTGGAATACATCGTCTTAATTGATTAAATTTTATTAAAATACTCCTAAATACTTGACATGCCTTCAATTTTCAGTTAACCACTGATTTAAACTATCTAAGTCTGAAAAATCAAATAAAGCTAGGGATAAATTATCTAAATTATTAGACGATAGTTCTTTAACTTTTTGTTCGGTTGATAAAGGAATATTGCCTAATTTTAGATGAAGTTGACGTAAAATTAAAGCTTGTTTTCCTTCCATTTCTCCTTGTTTTTGTCTTTCTTCTCCTTGCCGTTTTATCTGTTCTTCTGGGGTTAAACAACGTTTACCTTGTTGATCATACCAATATAACCATTCCCGTTCAATCCCTTGATAACTTCCCCTCTCTCTCCCTATTCCTATTCCAATTTCTGATAACCAAATGGGTTCACCTTTTAGTAATTCATATTCTCCATTATTTAATTGATAGACTTCTAAACCGAGTTTTCTTTTGCGTAATGGATTATAAATTACATAATATAAAATCCCCATTTGTGCATAAAAATCTTTCTTTTGCGTATATTCTTTACGTCTTTTATGAGAGACAACTTCTAAAGCTAAAATGGGAATTTTTTGTTCTTCCCACAACACATAAGATAAGCGTAAATCTTCATCAATAATACGAGGGACACCTACACTTAAAAATCCATCGGGAACAATGGCAGGTTGATAAGGATCATAATAAATACCCATATCAACCCCAAAATACCAATCTTGTCTTTCTGACCAAATTAATGCCAGAATAGACTGAAGTAAATGGGGAATAAGGTCTTGTAATTCGTTATCCACTGGGGTATCATCAGAATCAGGTAAATCTTCCGCAGAGGGGAGACAATGGTTCGGATTATAGTTTAATAGCATTTTTCAACCTGTTCTCTATATATTCAGGATCTTCAACGAAATTACACACACTTATGACCCATACCCTGCTTATGTCATAACATAAAAATACCCCTTTTGTCAAATTCGGTCAAAATTTGACATTTTGGCTAAAACTGAAATTTATTAAAAATAACTTAGAAAGATATAATTTGTAGGGGCTTAATAATATTAAGCCCTGAAATTTAACCTTGGTCAACAAGTAAGAAGTGATATAGTTATGGGCATATTTTATTTATTGCCCACCCTACTCATAAGTTAAGCTTTGGCTAGTAATTTTTCTTCAATGAAGTCATAACCAGTTGCTTCTAATTCAAGGGCTAATTCTTTACCACCTGTTTTCACAATTTGTCCAGCGTGCATCACATGAACATAATGAGGTTCAATATAATCAAGTAAGCGTTGATAATGGGTAATAACCAATAAAGCATTATCAGGGGTTGCTAACTGATTAACTCCGTTTGCTACAATTCTTAAAGCATCAATATCTAATCCTGAATCAATTTCATCTAAAATAGCTAAACTAGGTTCTAATAAAGCCATTTGTAGGATTTCGTTGCGTTTTTTTTCACCCCCAGAGAATCCCTCATTTAAACTTCTTTCTAAGAAGCTAGGATTCATTTTAACAATTTCTAATTTCTCCCCAACTAAATCTTCAAAATCAAAAGTGTCAATTTCTTCTAACCCTAAATGTTTCTGACGGGCATTATAAGCAACCCGTAAGAAATCTAAGTTACTGACTCCAGGAATTTCTAAAGGATATTGAAAGGCTAAAAAGATGCCATCTAATGCTCTTTCATGGGGTTCTTTATCTAAGATATTTTCTCCCTTATAAAGCACTTCACCCCCAGTTACTTCATAATCAGGATGACCCGTTAAAACTTTTGATAAGGTACTTTTTCCTGAGCCATTTCTGCCCATAATAGCATGAACTTCACCTGCCTTAATTTCTAGGTTAAGCCCTTTTAGAATAGGGGTTCCTTCCACATTAGCAGTCAAATTTTTAACAGATAAGATAACGTTACTCATTGTTTTTGTTGATTGTTAATTGTTGACAAATACCAGTTATCCTCTCTCAAAACTGATCACTGATAACTGGTCACTGATAACTGTTTATCCCACAGTTCCCTCTAATTTGAGACTTAATAACTTATCAGCTTCGGATGCAAATTCCATCGGCAACTCACTCAAGACATCTTTACAGAAACCACTGACTAACATCGAGACAGCATCTTCTTCAGAAATACCCCGTTGAGCAAAATAGAAAAGTTGGTCTTCCCCTATTTTAGAAGTCGAGGCTTCATGTTCAACTTTTGATGTGTTATTATCTACCTGAATGTAAGGAAATGTATTCGCCTCTGCATTATCCCCAATTAACATAGAATCACATTGAGAATAATTTCTCGCCCCCGTTGCTTTCGGGCCGATTTTCACTAAACCGCGATAACTATTCTTAGAATTTCCGGCAGAAATTCCTTTAGAAATAATGGTACTTTTGGTATTTTTGCCAATATGAATCATTTTAGTTC carries:
- a CDS encoding isochorismate synthase, which encodes MMRTRNNVDFSQAKLSLADKLKAFFIHDIFLLPNTDKFIRLEVPLNSLNLLSWLQQQKNNIKTYWSDREQKFEMAGVGEADVIHGQQTIDLASCFNHFHKFLSPDCKNLRYYGGINFNGKPILASCWQGFGNYRFIVPRFELYRDNQNTSLVCNFKLQHSDSYNRQLEYLLNELDELVFDSFYKSKELPEFIKREDIPNERDWDQNINMALASFERGETAKIVLARQAIFEFLGQVEPLTVLEILKKSNTRLFRFCFQPSEGNAFIGGSPERLYFRLEKLLQTEAIAGTRSRGKSLREDQKFGEELLNSDKDLREHKFVVHSLQGALAQMCHSVGLNREPMLLKLNKIQHLYTPCNGILFDEVSDAEILSKLHPTPAVGGYPKVQALEVIEQIETFERGWYASPVGWVGHDSSEFVVGIRSGLINNNKLSLFSGAGIVQGSDPQEEWQEIENKIGTFLQIMKYFDKIKTPIQIG
- a CDS encoding DNA cytosine methyltransferase → MKVIDLFAGCGGLSLGFQNAGYSILAAYDNWEASVNVYRQNFNHPIYNWNLNQYLLYLEHFKNLNPDMIIGGPPCQDFSSAGKRDENLGRGDLTIAFVKIISEVLPKIFVLENVERFNQTHKYLQAKAILKKAEYGITEIILDASLCGVPQKIKRFFWIGIYQGKDNELNLYLKKNLSQKSMTIRDYLGDKFGIDYYYRHPRSYKRRAIFSIDEPSPTIRGVNRPIPKTYQSHLGDATLLSSKIRPLTTQERSYLQTFPDNFIWEGSKTNLEQMIGNAVPVKLAEYVANCILEYLNTHDKDDVNFFVSSQYNLEKKIQQLSLPL
- a CDS encoding HindVP family restriction endonuclease — translated: MNENINPRLFGINHSNRDFTKQECWGKNQFNSSFPAALACYMSHRNLEPVYLTINNQLNVNHSKISVSSILGLDYTSGDLFFAFERDYIPYQDIVIGNLPRIDLVTIDKSKNNLCLSGIEIKLTALPDNTTCELSDDKYGCEIVVRPPTIVYLAVSIAKTYQHNQQILKDYLNPICNLVQDWTSPSCILSVMNELVEAVDLTIHSCINHQFPLIMQPIWKTEGKSAKLHEQCLDIFMWSNLAFTRLFIDSAKSELNSDKITRHKRCVVWLAKMLFDFANINKINHVETIDQISLNTKNDKAFALSGSRTHQYHTR
- a CDS encoding SufS family cysteine desulfurase; translation: MTAIKEKTIAVKVRKDFPILHQKIHGKPLIYLDSAATSQKPVAVLDALRNYYEQDNSNVHRGAHTLSVRATEAYEGARDKIAKLINAASRQEIIFTRNATEAINLVAYSWGLNNLKPGDEIITSVMEHHSNIVPWQIIAKKTGAVIKYVQLTADETFDLEHFKSLLSDKTKLVTIVHISNTLGCLNPVNEVIKLAHKSGIKVLIDACQSVPHTLIDVQAMGCDWLVASGHKMCGPSGIGFLYGKKAILEEMPPFLGGGEMINEVFFDGFTCGELPHKFEAGTPAIGEAIALGAAVDYLMGIGMDNIHAYEEELTAYLFKKLGEIPNLRIYGPKPTEDGKGRAALAAFNIEGIHGSDLSTLLDHEGFAIRSGHHCTQPLHRLFNASGSCRVSLYFYNTREEIDAFIVALKDTIDFFTNMME
- the sufD gene encoding Fe-S cluster assembly protein SufD, translated to MNNPTLDKTGSETYLDNLLQQCQANPPVIDADYLQTLRKNAVSEVQELSFPSKRDEEWRFTDISQLYELEFTAAKPATVSQQIADIFILPETQKSCLVFVNGQYVSQLSNVSALPTDIYIGNLSNLSDTQKSKVVKFLGKQEGERDAFTALNTAGIRDVAVILVNPNIIVETPIELLFIAVGSDSPSLIQPRTLVVAEKGSSLSLVEYYGRLEQCSEVIQNQPYFTNSVTEICLEDNAQINHSRIQRELADSFHIGKTAITQNQDSRYTCNEVNLGAKLSRHTLQIWQNGKQTETNLNGLTMIDGEQISDTHSAVLLNHTHGTAHQLHKCIIDGNGHGIFNGKIFVPKPAQVTNATQLNRNLLLSPKARINTKPELQITADNVKCSHGATISQLEADELFYLQSRGLNETDSRHLLIDAFAAEILEKIPLTSLRQRLTQCVVCRTLDA
- a CDS encoding DUF4351 domain-containing protein → MLLNYNPNHCLPSAEDLPDSDDTPVDNELQDLIPHLLQSILALIWSERQDWYFGVDMGIYYDPYQPAIVPDGFLSVGVPRIIDEDLRLSYVLWEEQKIPILALEVVSHKRRKEYTQKKDFYAQMGILYYVIYNPLRKRKLGLEVYQLNNGEYELLKGEPIWLSEIGIGIGRERGSYQGIEREWLYWYDQQGKRCLTPEEQIKRQGEERQKQGEMEGKQALILRQLHLKLGNIPLSTEQKVKELSSNNLDNLSLALFDFSDLDSLNQWLTEN
- the sufC gene encoding Fe-S cluster assembly ATPase SufC encodes the protein MSNVILSVKNLTANVEGTPILKGLNLEIKAGEVHAIMGRNGSGKSTLSKVLTGHPDYEVTGGEVLYKGENILDKEPHERALDGIFLAFQYPLEIPGVSNLDFLRVAYNARQKHLGLEEIDTFDFEDLVGEKLEIVKMNPSFLERSLNEGFSGGEKKRNEILQMALLEPSLAILDEIDSGLDIDALRIVANGVNQLATPDNALLVITHYQRLLDYIEPHYVHVMHAGQIVKTGGKELALELEATGYDFIEEKLLAKA